A single region of the Rhipicephalus microplus isolate Deutch F79 chromosome 10, USDA_Rmic, whole genome shotgun sequence genome encodes:
- the LOC142774284 gene encoding isoprenyl transferase-like → MRTRSQRTRGVRKDDITIPSADELPEHEGSPLWRDLVARCQRVAVWVVSLGAVPGHVCLVPDGHRRFSRDTSTDLRRVYAVGAHKYAKVREWWFRAGVEVLSVFMFSVRNLSRNSFDMTSALNQANQIHVNIVDNVDAFRAMGMQSCASGDLERLPEELRASLARSEIATSSIREKSLKTQISCAAYNTTYQMSRMAQHLATAVKKGLMYTEDITAEFLDEYVSLTECPPAELLLRSAGDQRFSDFEVLQCNYAHFHLGSKKWPAVGFGDWLRAMIEFQLNWPAIEAVKEKHAKRTSYGSGRSDPEQVIRQRKFLRHVYAANILNMERLAGLHNGGM, encoded by the exons ATGAGGACGCGCTCACAAC GGACCCGAGGCGTGAGGAAAGACGACATCACCATCCCTTCAGCCGATGAATTGCCAGAGCACGAGGGGAGTccgctgtggcgtgatctggtgGCCAGGTGCCAGAGGGTGGCTGTGTGGGTCGTGTCACTAGGAGCAGTGCCTGGACACGTGTGCCTGGTGCCCGATGGCCACAGGCGCTTTTCCAGGGACACCAGCACCGACCTGCGCAGGGTTTATGCTGTTGGGGCGCACAAGTACGCAAAG GTGCGCGAGTGGTGGTTCCGTGCCGGGGTGGAGGTGCTGAGCGTCTTCATGTTCAGCGTGCGCAACCTCAGCCGCAACTCGTTCGACATGACCTCCGCGCTGAATCAGGCTAATCAGATACACGTCAACATCGTGGACAATGT AGACGCGTTCCGCGCCATGGGAATGCAGTCCTGCGCTTCCGGCGACCTCGAGCGGCTACCCGAGGAACTGCGCGCTAGTCTGGCTCGCTCTGAGATCGCCACGTCGAGCATACGTGAGAAGAG cctcaaaacacaaatttcgtGCGCCGCCTACAATACCACGTACCAGATGTCCCGGATGGCTCAGCACTTAGCCACGGCCGTTAAAAAGGGACTCATGTACACCGA GGACATTACCGCCGAGTTCCTGGACGAGTACGTTTCTCTGACCGAGTGTCCGCCGGCCGAGCTGCTTCTGCGCTCGGCGGGAGACCAGCGCTTCAGCGACTTCGAGGTACTGCAGTGCAACTACGCCCACTTCCACCTGGGTTCCAAGAAGTGGCCCGCCGTGGGCTTCGGCGACTGGTTGCGAGCCATGATCGAGTTCCAGCTGAACTGGCCCGCCATAGAG GCTGTCAAGGAGAAGCACGCTAAGAGGACATCTTATGGAAGCGGCAGATCGGACCCCGAGCAAGTCATACGTCAGCGCAAGTTCCTGCGGCACGTCTACGCTGCCAACATCCTCAACATGGAACGGCTCGCCGGCCTCCACAACGGTGGGATGTAA